In the genome of Yersinia enterocolitica, the window AATAAATCGATTCCAACTCAAATAAGCGTTTACCCGCATCATAAGGTAAATTGCTCAGGTTTCGATCAATTCCTCGATAACCTTTGAATTCGCCGTTATCATCGAACAGTGGGATACCACTGGTTTCAACTAAGACTTCGCTGCCATCAGCGCGAATATTACGGTTTTGCAAACCGGCAAAAGGGATACGTGCAGCCGCAATCTCTGCAAATATCTTTCCTACCCGGCTGGCTTCATCCTGAGGCATAAAGTCAAACGGCGTTTTACCGACCACCTCATGGGGTAGGCGACCAAGAAGCTCAATGGATTTTGCAGATGAAAACGTATAACGGCCGGAAGCATCAACTTCCCAGATCCAGTCTGAATTATTCTCGATGATGTCCCGTAAGCTGTTCATTTCTTTTAACAGACCAATGTCAGCTGATTCTTCCCGATTATCGTAGTCAGTCATGATGTCCACTCCTGTTTAATCTCGGCTTTCCTTAGATAGAAATATGTCGGCTATTATTTAAGCCCGCAGATTGTATAACAGGGACAGATTTAGTACAGTCCAATCGGATTTTTCTTATAAATAAACAATAACTAAAAATTTCAATCATAAAAAAATAAAAGGTTAAAAGACCAATAGTGCATAAAACACAACGAGTTAATGGCTTCTCCTCCTCTGTATTCCGGCACCACACTAGTATTCCAGCACTACACTGACATTGTCCTGATAGGTGCCAACGGTTCTTTGCGTTTGTTGTGCATTGATCATCGCTTTATAAGGAATCTGTTGAGCTGAGCCTGTCGCGGTATCTGATCTTTTGTTGGTTATATTCCAGGGAATCGACCCCGAGCCCTGATACAGTTGATACTGTAAATAGTCGGTAGGGGGGGCAGGTATAACACTCCCTGGGAGTAATTTCATTTGGGGCCAAAGGGCAGAGAAATTATCGCCATTTGTTATGTAGGTAGTGAAGGTGGCGTTCTTGGTACAGGTAGCGGTGATAAATTGATTTACAGGAATAAATTGTGACATTAACGCGTAGCTACCAAAATCGACATTGGGCGCGGCGTTTATGACACAATCGTTGTTGACCACCAATGTGACAGTGACTGTTGATGAAGCCGTTCCTTTGAATGTGCCACCGATACAGACGCCAATAACGGCAGAGCATAAATCATAATTCCAGTTCAAAGAGATAGTATCGGTATAAGTGCCGGCACTGATATTGACGTTAATGGCATTATTACTGCCAGTACGGATATAGATAGGTAAATTGGCTTTTATTTTCCCCAGCACGATGGTGAGTAAATTGCTGTTAGCATAGTTAATATTCCCCCCGACTATAATGGGATTGTTGTAGCCTGGGTCAGAATAGATTGAATAAGGAATTAAGTCGCCGGCGGCATTCTTAAGATTAAGATTATTAGCAGTGCTGGTGATGGTGCTGTTCAATACGGGAGTGGATAATACGCTCAGCGCTGTTCCATCACAGCCAAGTGCCGTTATACCACTGGCACTTTCGGGGAGGGTATTGACATTAAACGATGAATTTTGTGGCAGCTTTACTTCTGCGGCAGCAAAAGTGCACGCGGTGGCACTGCTGACAGACAATAGCCACAGTACAGACAGAACCAACCAATAAGGTAGCCTGTATGGCCGAGGTATCTTGCTGGTAATTTGCGTCGTGAGCGATATCATTAGCTGCTCCTTAAATAAAGTTGCCGATAGCCAGGTACGGCAATTATTGGCATATGGCTGTACCAGCATCTTGTATCCCTTTAGTATTTTTCAATTGGAATTGGCTGTAGCAGCGGGTGCCATTATCAGCCCGCACTATGGTGAGTTTATTCAACTGGGTGGCTTGCTCAATATAAGCCATACCATCCCAACCGACATAACCGCTAGGTGTGTCGCCCGTGGTATATATCGCGCTGCCTTTCGGTAAGTCTTGACCGGATTTATCGGTAAGTCTGATATTTGCGGCGGTAATCTGTGTTATGGGGAAATCAATTAAATAGCCACTGCGTTCGCTAATCGCTAAATTTCGCTCTACTGTTGGCAATATGACATCGGCAGGTAAATTCATGGGGTCAATCTGGAATTTGGCCTGATAATATGAAGAAACTGTCGGAATCAAGATATATCCGTTGTTGTTCGTAGTACCAATCAGTTGGTTTTCGTAACTGACCGGAATATTGCTAAAACCATTGGTTGATACCAAGGCAAATGCATCGTTAATCATATTACTGGCATAAACGCCGCCATTCATCATAACCAGCGAGCCACTTAATTCACCCCAACTATTATAGTTATCACTATTGCCATAAACACCGGCGCGACTTTCCATTATCCGAGTGCGCCAAATAACATCTGCTTGTTGGTAACTGCTATTTTCACTGTTGCCGTTGGCATAAGCGAGATTCCAACCCAGTCCGCCATTAGAAGGAGCTGCCCGGCTATAATTCACGCGTTGGGACCACTGGTTATCAACATCACGGCTGGTGCTGGCGCTGGCTGATCCCCATTCACCCAGCGGGATACTCCAGATCAGTTGTGCGTTGTAACCTTTGGTCCCCAACTCA includes:
- a CDS encoding spore coat protein U — encoded protein: MISLTTQITSKIPRPYRLPYWLVLSVLWLLSVSSATACTFAAAEVKLPQNSSFNVNTLPESASGITALGCDGTALSVLSTPVLNSTITSTANNLNLKNAAGDLIPYSIYSDPGYNNPIIVGGNINYANSNLLTIVLGKIKANLPIYIRTGSNNAINVNISAGTYTDTISLNWNYDLCSAVIGVCIGGTFKGTASSTVTVTLVVNNDCVINAAPNVDFGSYALMSQFIPVNQFITATCTKNATFTTYITNGDNFSALWPQMKLLPGSVIPAPPTDYLQYQLYQGSGSIPWNITNKRSDTATGSAQQIPYKAMINAQQTQRTVGTYQDNVSVVLEY